One window of Dyadobacter sandarakinus genomic DNA carries:
- a CDS encoding DUF6814 family protein has protein sequence MKGLKKLLGLLWMILGPVIILFLFIQANDKISAAAAGFARTNTALQWSIIILIFIPICAGLVIFGFYAWKGEYDDLPDSSGDL, from the coding sequence ATGAAAGGTTTAAAAAAGCTTCTTGGATTATTGTGGATGATACTGGGTCCGGTCATCATTCTGTTTTTATTTATTCAGGCAAATGACAAGATTTCGGCGGCAGCAGCCGGCTTCGCCCGTACGAATACCGCGCTGCAGTGGTCGATCATCATCCTGATCTTCATTCCGATTTGCGCTGGCCTGGTTATTTTCGGGTTTTATGCCTGGAAGGGTGAGTACGACGATTTGCCCGACAGCTCCGGCGACCTTTAA